A region of the Vibrio chagasii genome:
CTCTTGAAGCACTCTTTCGTTGAACGATAACCAGCTAAGTTCTTTTGCGACATAGTCTTTTTCCATCGTATTGTTGATCCTTGAATGCTGACTATTGGGAGACTAGTTTAATTTATAACGTTAGCGCTCACAAAAGTAATGATCTTTGGATAATAAAAAGGGTGAACAAACTTGTTATTAGTTTCAGTTGTTTAACGTAGCTTGTAATATAATTGTCATCTAAGATACATATTATGTCAGCAGCTAAAAAAAGGTAGATAAACAGATGGCTTCAGCCCAATTTTCATTGAAAGAGCGCGACAAAAAAAGATGGTTGAAAGATCGTCTCGTCCGTTTTTCGGTGACATGCGGCGGTGTCAGTGTTTTAGCTGCCTTGGTTTTGATCTTCGTATATCTAGCAATGGTCATTTTACCGGTATTTTCCGATACTGGTTTAGAGACTGATCAAGCGGTTAAAACCGTTGTGGTAGATAAGCCTATCGCACTATCGGTTGATGAGTACGGTCAACACGCCTTTACTGTCGAAAAGTCTGGTTTGGTTCAGTTTTGGGACCTAGACTCGCAAAATACACACTCTTATTTCGAACGAAGCGTATTAGCAGATCCTATTGCCTTCTCTCGAAATACCCCTGCTGAAAATTGGTTTGCTTTTGCCGATAGCGCAAGCAATATCACTTTCTTCTACCCTGAGTATAGTGCGCCTGTACTCCAAAAGGGCGCTGAAGCTGAACCAAAAATCGAGCAAGTTACTCTGCCTCAACCCTTCTTAGCCGACGAACCAGCAAACGGCGCGTTGATCGATAAGTTCGTATTCTCTAAAAGCGGGCGCGATATTACTGTTGCCGCTCAGTTAACTGACCAACGAGTGCTAGTGAAGTGGTACCAAAGCGACTTGGCTGGTGGCTATGTATTAAAGAATAGTCAATGGTTATCGGATAAGCTTGGCGCGCAGCAGCAGTTATTGATGACACCTGATGGGCAGACTTTATACCTTCGAGCAAAGTCTGACTTAGTGGTGCTAAAGCTCGCTGAAAAAGGGTTTGATGTCCGTGAGGTGATCGACCTGAGTTTGAATGACGCCAAACACGGTGTGAAAAGTATCGATTTGTTGTCTGGTGCTTATTCGTTGTTGGTTACGCATCAGGATGGGCAAGTTTCTCAATGGTTTGATGTACTTAAAGATGAAAAGCGCAGTCTAACCCATATTCGAGATTTCCAGCTCGCTGAAGAAGTACAATTTATCCTGCCAGATACTTACCGAAAAGGTTTCTATAGCTTCTATAAAAACGGCACATTACAGAGCCATTATACGACCAGCGAAAAGTTGTCTCTGTTTGAGCGTGCGTTTGATAAGTCACCTCAATTGGCTGCGATGTCGGCTAATGAGCTACATTTGGCAACATTGATTGATGATAAAATCAGTGTAGCGAAAGTCGACAATGAATATCCTCAGATTTCATTTTCATCGCTGTGGCAAAAAGTCTGGTACGAGAGCTATCCAGAGCCACAGTATGTATGGCAATCAACCTCCGCTAATGATGACTTTGAAGAGAAGTTCAGTTTAGTTCCGATCACCTTTGGTACCATCAAAGCTGCGCTATTTGCCATGATGTTTGCGGTACCTATTGCTGTACTGGGGGCTATTTATACCGCTTACTTTATGTCGCCACGCATGCGACGAGTAGTGAAGCCGTCGATTGAGCTAATGGAAGCTCTGCCTACCGTAATCATTGGTTTCCTCGCGGGTCTATGGTTTGCGCCAATCGTTGAAACTCACTTAACTGCTGTATTCTCTTTGATGGTAATGTTGCCTCTGAGTGCTTTGATTACAGGACTTGTTTGGTTCTGTTTACCTAAAGTTGTGACAAGTCGTTTCTCTAATGGTTGGCATGCACTCATCTTGATACCGGTACTGATTGCAACGGTCGTTATGGTATTCGCCGCGGGAAACAGTATCGAAGCCTTGTTGTTTAACGGTGATATACGCACTTTCCTAGCTGGTTATGGGATTGATTTTGACCAACGTAATGCTCTAGTAGTCGGTTTCGCGATGGGTTTTGCTGTCATCCCGACAATTTTTACGATTGCTGAGGATGCGATTTTCTCTGTGCCGAAGCACTTGTCTGATGGTTCACTCGCGCTTGGTGCTACTGCGTGGCAGACCCTAATTTATGTTGTTTTACTGACAGCCAGCCCCGGTATTTTTTCGGCGGTTATGATGGGATTAGGGCGAGCTGTTGGTGAAACCATGATCGTCCTGATGGCGACAGGCAACACGCCAATCCTTGATTGGAATATTTTAGAAGGGATGAGGACACTATCCGCGACCATTGCTGTCGAACTTCCAGAATCGGAAGTGGGTGGGTCGCATTTCCGTTTGCTGTTCTTAGCTGCGCTATTGCTGTTTATTTTTACCTTCGCTGTGAACTCGCTAGCGGAGTGGGTTCGACAAAGATTGAGAGATAAATATCGTGCTTTATAGTGTTAATGCGTCACCTCAATCTGAATCTAGGCCTGCAAAGCTTTGGGGCTTAGCAAACTGCATGTATCGTTGTTCTATGTATCACTGTCAGGTAACACATGATGAATAGGCTCAAGTCGTTATTGTCATGGGTTAAATCTGGCTCGCCATGGATCTGGCTAACCGGTGGGGCAGTGAGCATCAGTATGCTTTCGGTTCTTGGTTTGATGCTCCTGATCGGCTGGAAAGGGCTGACCTACTTTTGGCCTGCGCCCTTGTATCAGTGGCAAGTCGATTCTAAAGATATGTCTCTGGTTGTTGACCTTGATGAAACCGTCTCTCAACAAGATG
Encoded here:
- a CDS encoding ABC transporter permease subunit: MASAQFSLKERDKKRWLKDRLVRFSVTCGGVSVLAALVLIFVYLAMVILPVFSDTGLETDQAVKTVVVDKPIALSVDEYGQHAFTVEKSGLVQFWDLDSQNTHSYFERSVLADPIAFSRNTPAENWFAFADSASNITFFYPEYSAPVLQKGAEAEPKIEQVTLPQPFLADEPANGALIDKFVFSKSGRDITVAAQLTDQRVLVKWYQSDLAGGYVLKNSQWLSDKLGAQQQLLMTPDGQTLYLRAKSDLVVLKLAEKGFDVREVIDLSLNDAKHGVKSIDLLSGAYSLLVTHQDGQVSQWFDVLKDEKRSLTHIRDFQLAEEVQFILPDTYRKGFYSFYKNGTLQSHYTTSEKLSLFERAFDKSPQLAAMSANELHLATLIDDKISVAKVDNEYPQISFSSLWQKVWYESYPEPQYVWQSTSANDDFEEKFSLVPITFGTIKAALFAMMFAVPIAVLGAIYTAYFMSPRMRRVVKPSIELMEALPTVIIGFLAGLWFAPIVETHLTAVFSLMVMLPLSALITGLVWFCLPKVVTSRFSNGWHALILIPVLIATVVMVFAAGNSIEALLFNGDIRTFLAGYGIDFDQRNALVVGFAMGFAVIPTIFTIAEDAIFSVPKHLSDGSLALGATAWQTLIYVVLLTASPGIFSAVMMGLGRAVGETMIVLMATGNTPILDWNILEGMRTLSATIAVELPESEVGGSHFRLLFLAALLLFIFTFAVNSLAEWVRQRLRDKYRAL